The DNA sequence AGAGGTTCCCCGCGATGGCGAGCCGCACCTCGTGCTCGGTGGGGTTGGGGTTCCGGTCGAGGAGCGCCTTGGCGGACACCAGGAAGCCCGGTGTGCAGAAGCCGCACTGGAGCGAGCCGTGTTCCATGAAGCTCTGCTGGACCGGATGCAGCCTGCCGTCCTTGGCAAGCCCTTCCACGGTGGTCACCTTGTGGCCGTCCGCCTCCAGGGCGAAGACCAGGCACGAGTCCACGGGCTTGTCGTCGAGCAGGACGGTGCATGAG is a window from the Dehalococcoidia bacterium genome containing:
- a CDS encoding (2Fe-2S)-binding protein yields the protein MTVNGERYELLVDSRQTLLDALREGLSLYGTKEGCGNGNCGSCTVLLDDKPVDSCLVFALEADGHKVTTVEGLAKDGRLHPVQQSFMEHGSLQCGFCTPGFLVSAKALLDRNPNPTEHEVRLAIAGNLCRCTGYDKIVRAVMDAAAQGRGQRTAG